In one window of Bradyrhizobium sp. AZCC 1721 DNA:
- a CDS encoding tautomerase family protein → MPEITISMAAGRTEEQKVGMMRDITQALVKNLGVDAEAVVIQINEAPLTHKMKGGKTFVERAAAAKK, encoded by the coding sequence ATGCCTGAGATCACCATCAGCATGGCCGCCGGCCGGACCGAAGAACAGAAAGTCGGCATGATGCGCGACATCACCCAGGCGCTGGTGAAGAACCTCGGCGTCGATGCGGAAGCTGTCGTGATCCAGATCAACGAGGCGCCGCTCACCCACAAGATGAAGGGCGGCAAGACGTTCGTGGAACGAGCTGCAGCGGCGAAGAAGTAG
- a CDS encoding MarR family winged helix-turn-helix transcriptional regulator encodes MTDINFSKGSVASDSQEAASPAPRAGEFRWDIIELLFFAYRDFVGDADHELEAFGFGRAHHRVMHFVYRYPGLKVADLLDVLRITKQSLGRVLKQLLDEGYIIQKTGNNDRRQRLLYATPKGEALVAKLAGLQTDRITRALRDINPEGVAAISEFLRAMIDRDDPDKVLEAIFGIGSKKPRE; translated from the coding sequence ATGACTGACATAAATTTCTCAAAGGGCTCCGTGGCCTCCGATTCGCAGGAGGCCGCCAGCCCTGCCCCGCGGGCTGGCGAATTTCGCTGGGACATTATCGAGCTGCTGTTCTTCGCCTATCGCGACTTCGTCGGCGACGCCGACCATGAGCTCGAGGCTTTCGGGTTCGGCCGCGCCCATCACCGCGTGATGCATTTCGTCTACCGCTACCCCGGCCTCAAGGTCGCCGACCTCCTGGACGTGTTGCGGATCACCAAGCAGTCGCTTGGCCGGGTGCTCAAGCAGTTGCTCGATGAGGGCTACATCATCCAGAAGACCGGCAATAACGACCGCCGGCAGCGCCTTCTTTACGCCACCCCGAAGGGCGAAGCGTTGGTGGCAAAGCTCGCAGGGCTGCAGACCGATCGCATCACCCGCGCGCTCCGGGACATCAATCCCGAAGGTGTCGCCGCGATCAGCGAGTTCCTGCGCGCGATGATCGATCGCGACGACCCCGACAAGGTGTTGGAGGCGATCTTCGGGATCGGCAGCAAGAAGCCAAGGGAGTGA
- the hisS gene encoding histidine--tRNA ligase produces MVEKIREVYERYGFEPVETPAMEFTDALGKFLPDQDRPNEGVFSFQDDDEQWISLRYDLTAPLARYVAENFDALPKPYRSYRAGYVYRNEKPGPGRFRQFMQFDADTVGSASPAADAEMCMMAADTMEALGIPRGSYVVKVNNRKVLDGVMESIGIGGDEYAGKRLAVLRAIDKLDRLGKDNVHLLLTSGRKDESGDFTKGAGLDDLAAAYILSVVTFSPFVESGPSAIVESWNKRLEENEAKQGFKELDEIHLLVKAAGYEQDRIRIDPSVVRGLEYYTGPVYEVELLLETRDEKGRPVQFGSVGGGGRYDGLVSRFRGEPVPATGFSIGVSRLQAALTMLGKLDTRPDFGPVVVTVFDRDRVADYQKMVAQLRNENIRAELYLGNPKNMGNQLKYADRRNSPCVIIQGSDEKARGEIQIKDLIEGAKAAAAIASNQEWRETRPAQFSCAESEIVARVREVLARHDVKWGN; encoded by the coding sequence ATGGTCGAGAAAATCCGCGAGGTCTACGAGCGCTACGGTTTCGAGCCGGTGGAAACGCCGGCAATGGAGTTCACCGACGCGCTCGGCAAATTCCTGCCCGACCAGGACCGGCCGAACGAGGGCGTGTTCTCGTTCCAGGACGACGACGAGCAGTGGATCTCGCTGCGCTACGATCTGACCGCGCCGCTGGCGCGCTATGTGGCGGAGAATTTCGACGCGCTGCCGAAGCCGTATCGCAGCTACCGCGCCGGTTACGTCTATCGCAACGAGAAGCCAGGTCCCGGCCGCTTCCGCCAGTTCATGCAGTTCGATGCCGACACGGTGGGCTCGGCCTCGCCGGCGGCGGACGCTGAGATGTGCATGATGGCCGCCGATACGATGGAAGCGCTCGGCATTCCCCGCGGCAGCTATGTCGTGAAGGTGAATAACCGCAAGGTGCTGGATGGCGTGATGGAGTCGATCGGCATCGGTGGCGATGAGTATGCAGGCAAGCGGCTTGCCGTGCTGCGCGCGATCGACAAGCTCGACCGGCTTGGGAAGGATAATGTTCATCTCCTTTTGACAAGTGGTCGCAAGGATGAGAGCGGCGATTTTACCAAGGGCGCCGGGCTGGATGATCTGGCCGCGGCGTACATTCTTTCAGTCGTAACTTTTAGTCCGTTCGTTGAGTCCGGACCGAGTGCAATCGTTGAGAGCTGGAATAAGCGCCTTGAAGAAAACGAAGCCAAGCAGGGGTTCAAGGAGCTTGATGAGATACATTTACTCGTAAAGGCCGCAGGGTATGAACAGGATCGGATTCGGATCGATCCTTCCGTTGTTCGTGGTCTCGAGTACTACACCGGTCCTGTGTACGAAGTGGAACTATTGCTTGAAACTAGGGACGAAAAAGGCCGGCCAGTACAATTCGGCTCGGTCGGCGGGGGCGGACGGTACGACGGTCTCGTCTCGCGCTTCCGCGGCGAGCCGGTGCCGGCAACGGGCTTTTCGATCGGCGTGTCGCGCTTGCAGGCGGCGCTGACGATGCTCGGCAAGCTCGACACGCGCCCGGATTTCGGTCCCGTCGTGGTCACCGTGTTCGATCGCGATCGTGTCGCCGACTACCAAAAAATGGTCGCGCAGTTGCGCAACGAGAACATTCGCGCCGAGCTCTATCTCGGTAATCCCAAGAACATGGGCAACCAGCTCAAATATGCCGACCGCCGCAATTCGCCCTGCGTCATCATCCAGGGTTCGGATGAAAAGGCGCGCGGTGAAATCCAGATCAAGGACCTGATCGAAGGCGCGAAAGCCGCGGCTGCGATCGCCTCCAACCAGGAATGGCGCGAGACTCGCCCCGCTCAGTTTTCCTGCGCCGAAAGCGAGATCGTCGCACGCGTGCGCGAGGTGCTGGCGCGCCATGATGTGAAGTGGGGCAACTGA
- a CDS encoding thioesterase family protein — protein sequence MDARDFIKIGMSAERTLVVPPERTVGHFVPDMPMVYATPMMILEMEMASSDAIRGHLQPGWITVGTEVDIRHLGASLVGATVRVTGKVVTVERRVIRFEVEAFEGERRIGDGRHARGLVNVETFTKRLAGK from the coding sequence ATGGACGCACGCGACTTCATCAAGATCGGCATGAGCGCGGAACGGACGCTGGTCGTGCCGCCCGAGCGCACGGTCGGGCATTTCGTGCCTGATATGCCGATGGTCTATGCGACGCCGATGATGATTCTGGAAATGGAGATGGCCTCGAGCGACGCCATCAGAGGCCATCTTCAGCCGGGTTGGATCACGGTTGGCACCGAGGTCGATATCCGCCATCTCGGCGCCTCGCTGGTCGGCGCGACGGTACGCGTCACGGGAAAGGTCGTAACCGTCGAGCGCCGCGTGATCCGCTTCGAAGTCGAAGCCTTCGAAGGCGAGCGCAGAATAGGCGACGGCCGCCACGCCCGCGGTCTCGTCAATGT
- a CDS encoding branched-chain amino acid aminotransferase, protein MSLKFEIRPAANPTPERERAAKLVDPGFGRIFTDHMAIVRYNQANGWHDARVEARANFPLDPATAVLHYAQEIFEGLKAYKRDNGVNLFRPDANARRFNNSAERMAMAPLPEAIFIEAVEQIVRIDSVWIPGGEGSLYLRPFMIASEIFLGVKPSAEYIFAVIASPVGSYFKGGPAPVSIWVSENYTRAAIGGTGAVKCGGNYAASLRAQAEAIQHGCDQVVFLDAIERRYIEELGGMNVFFVFDDGSLSTPPLGTILPGITRDSIIALAKDSGTVVREEPYTIDQWRADAASGKLKEAFACGTAAVISPIGKVCSASGDFLISGGVAGPVAMGLRKKLVDIQYGRAADPHDWIRKVL, encoded by the coding sequence ATGAGTTTGAAATTCGAAATCCGGCCTGCGGCGAATCCAACCCCTGAGAGGGAGCGCGCGGCCAAGCTCGTGGACCCGGGCTTCGGCCGGATTTTCACCGATCACATGGCCATCGTCCGCTACAACCAGGCGAACGGCTGGCATGACGCGCGGGTCGAGGCTCGCGCGAATTTCCCGCTCGATCCGGCGACAGCCGTCCTGCACTACGCGCAGGAGATTTTCGAAGGCCTCAAGGCCTATAAGCGCGACAACGGCGTGAACCTGTTCCGCCCCGACGCCAACGCGAGGCGCTTCAACAATTCGGCTGAGCGCATGGCCATGGCGCCGCTGCCCGAGGCTATCTTCATCGAAGCGGTCGAGCAGATCGTGCGCATCGACAGCGTCTGGATACCGGGCGGCGAGGGCAGTCTCTACTTGCGGCCCTTCATGATCGCGAGCGAGATATTCCTCGGCGTGAAGCCATCGGCGGAATACATCTTCGCCGTCATCGCCTCGCCGGTCGGCTCCTATTTCAAGGGCGGACCTGCGCCGGTGTCGATCTGGGTGTCGGAGAATTACACGCGCGCCGCGATCGGCGGCACCGGGGCCGTCAAATGCGGCGGCAATTACGCCGCGAGCCTGCGCGCGCAGGCTGAGGCCATCCAGCACGGCTGCGATCAGGTCGTTTTTCTCGACGCGATCGAACGCCGCTACATCGAGGAGCTCGGCGGCATGAACGTCTTCTTCGTGTTCGACGACGGCTCGCTCTCGACGCCGCCGCTCGGCACCATCCTGCCGGGCATCACCCGCGATTCGATCATCGCGCTGGCAAAGGATTCCGGCACGGTCGTGCGCGAGGAGCCCTACACGATCGACCAGTGGCGCGCGGATGCCGCCAGCGGAAAACTGAAAGAGGCGTTCGCCTGCGGTACCGCAGCCGTCATCTCGCCGATCGGCAAGGTGTGCTCGGCGAGCGGCGATTTTCTGATCAGCGGCGGCGTCGCCGGCCCTGTCGCCATGGGGCTGCGCAAGAAGCTCGTCGATATCCAGTACGGCCGTGCGGCGGACCCGCACGACTGGATCAGAAAGGTCCTGTGA